The following coding sequences lie in one Spinacia oleracea cultivar Varoflay chromosome 1, BTI_SOV_V1, whole genome shotgun sequence genomic window:
- the LOC130465502 gene encoding uncharacterized protein, whose translation MKLMWGWNWGKDTAEIWVEGTDKPGVVFRNAVATIEHHRKESERKLKERQDELLRAQRKEEEEMRKKQEREDILRELQEQMEYTIAVEVPVVDCEDLSTEYVRIISKDGADEVFPGASQPQPTQESSPSKKPTSPKPKQKAKVKPTTPKAPKVPKAKKLTPKRRPTPTQKQATPKAKKPTPTTKKPTSTPQQPTPTPEQSIPPAQQPTPTTQQPIPPPQQPNPSPQTHPTHSPPPQNTQNDQPPHSPPPQNTQNDQPPHSTPTQNQSEAVKRKGARTRPTGFRVNKVTAKKAGTWVSKGKGIGRKGTGRSKSARVFTDIEDIGSEEESEDSDWEESEPDSELEEDKLDDWVDSDVEAEVITDDVPDLLFEECLDGSSKMDKAYKNGKI comes from the coding sequence ATGAAGCTAATGTGGGGATGGAATTGGGGTAAGGACACTGCTGAAATATGGGTTGAGGGTACAGACAAACCAGGAGTGGTGTTTAGAAATGCTGTTGCCACAATTGAGCATCATAGGAAGGAGAGTGAGAGAAAGCTCAAAGAGAGACAAGATGAACTTCTTAGGGCTCAAAGAAAGGAGGAAGAGGAAATGAGGAAAAAACAGGAGAGAGAGGACATTTTAAGGGAACTTCAAGAACAAATGGAGTACACAATAGCTGTGGAGGTGCCTGTGGTTGATTGTGAGGACTTAAGCACTGAGTATGTGAGGATTATAAGCAAGGATGGTGCTGATGAGGTGTTTCCAGGAGCCTCTCAACCACAACCCACACAAGAATCTTCACCCTCCAAAAAACCTACTTCTCCTAAACCAAAACAAAAGGCCAAAGTCAAGCCAACTACTCCAAAAGCTCCTAAGGTTCCTAAAGCCAAGAAACTGACCCCTAAGAGGAGACCCACCCCAACTCAAAAACAGGCCACACCAAAGGCAAAAAAACCCACCCCAACAACAAAAAAGCCCACCTCAACACCACAGCAACCCACCCCAACTCCAGAACAATCAATCCCACCAGCACAGCAACCCACCCCAACAACACAGCAGCCCATCCCACCACCACAGCAACCCAACCCATCACCACAAACACACCCCACCCATTCCCCACCACCACAGAACACCCAAAATGATCAACCACCCCATTCCCCACCACCACAGAACACCCAAAATGATCAGCCACCCCATTCAACACCAACACAGAATCAGTCTGAAGCTGTTAAAAGGAAGGGGGCCAGAACTAGACCTACAGGGTTCAGGGTGAACAAAGTGACTGCCAAGAAAGCTGGAACTTGGGTATCCAAAGGGAAGGGCATAGGTAGGAAGGGTACAGGGAGGTCAAAGAGTGCAAGGGTGTTCACTGATATTGAGGATATAGGTTCAGAAGAGGAGAGTGAGGATTCAGATTGGGAGGAATCTGAACCAGACTCTGAACTAGAGGAGGATAAACTTGATGATTGGGTTGACTCTGATGTGGAGGCTGAGGTGATAACAGATGATGTGCCTGACTTATTGTTTGAGGAATGTTTGGATGGTTCTAGTAAGATGGATAAGGCCTACAAGAATGGAAAGATATGA